The proteins below come from a single Aspergillus oryzae RIB40 DNA, chromosome 5 genomic window:
- the vac8 gene encoding protein anchor VAC8 (armadillo repeat protein VAC8 required for vacuole fusion, inheritance and cytosol-to-vacuole protein targeting), whose protein sequence is MSGIASACLSCLSTVDRWCHITACLGPIGGRSRDGIYETTLADNEREAVSDLLGYLENRAETDFFRGEPLSALSTLVYSDNVDLQRSASLTFAEITERDVREVDRDTLEPILFLLQSSDIEVQRAASAALGNLAVNADNKVLIVALGGLAPLIRQMMSPNVEVQCNAVGCITNLATHEDNKAKIARSGALGPLIRLAKSKDMRVQRNATGALLNMTHSDDNRQQLVNAGAIPVLVQLLSSSDVDVQYYCTTALSNIAVDASNRKRLAQTESRLVQSLVHLMDSSTPKVQCQAALALRNLASDEKYQLEIVRAKGLPPLLRLLQSSYLPLILSAVACIRNISIHPLNESPIIDAGFLKPLVDLLGSTDNEEIQCHAISTLRNLAASSDRNKELVLQAGAVQKCKDLVLKVPLSVQSEMTAAIAVLALSDELKPHLLNLGVFDVLIPLTESESIEVQGNSAAALGNLSSKVGDYSIFVRDWADPNGGIHGYLKRFLASGDPTFQHIAIWTLLQLLESEDKRLISYIAKSDDVVHMVKSISDKNIESDEEDQEDGEGEVIALARRCLEFLGNGPRQTLVEA, encoded by the exons ATGAGTGGGATCGCGAGTGCGTGTTTATCCTGTCTCTCGACAGTTGACCGCTGGTGTCATATCACCGCCTGCCTCGGGCCTATCGGCGGTCGCTCGAGGGATGGAATTTATGAGACAACCTTAGCAGATAATGAGCGGGAAGCAGTTTCCGACTTGTTAGGCTACCTTGAAAAT AGAGCCGAGACCGACTTCTTTAGAGGCGAACCGCTTAGCGCTTTAAGTACACTTGTATATTCCGATAATGTTGACCTTCAACGAAGTGCCAGTTTGACCTTTGCGGAAATCACGGAGAGAG ACGTGCGCGAAGTCGATCGGGATACCCTCGAACCAATCCTTTTCCTGTTACAAAGCTCCGATATTGAGGTACAACGCGCGGCCAGTGCTGCTCTGGGAAACCTCGCTGTAAATG CGGATAACAAGGTATTGATTGTCGCCCTCGGAGGGCTGGCCCCTCTAATACGGCAGATGATGTCGCCCAATGTCGAAGTCCAATGCAATGCGGTTGGTTGCATCACAAATCTAGCTACGCATGAGGACAACAAGGCCAAGATAGCTCGGTCGGGTGCTCTGGGACCGTTGATTCGTCTGGCGAAATCCAAGGATATGCGTGTACAACGGAACGCGACGGGGGCCTTGCTAAACATGACACACTCTG ATGATAACCGACAACAACTCGTCAACGCTGGCGCGATTCCCGTCTTGGTTCAACtactttcctcctccgaTGTTGATGTACAATACTATTGCACAACGGCTCTCAGCAATATTGCCGTCGATGCGTCAAACCGAAAGAGACTTGCCCAAACTGAATCGCGGTTGGTTCAGTCACTGGTTCATCTCATGGattcctccacccccaaagTCCAATGCCAGGCCGCGCTGGCTCTTCGCAACCTGGCTTCGGACGAGAAATACCAGCTCGAAATCGTTCGCGCCAAAGGTCTTCCGCCGCTCTTGCGCCTCTTGCAGTCCTCTTACCTTCCCCTCATACTCTCCGCCGTCGCATGCATCCGCAACATCTCTATTCACCCGCTGAACGAATCCCCCATCATCGATGCGGGCTTTCTGAAGCCACTGGTGGATCTGCTTGGCTCGACGGATAACGAAGAGATCCAGTGCCACGCTATTTCTACGCTCCGAAATCTGGCCGCCAGCTCGGACCGTAACAAGGAGCTTGTCCTCCAAGCGGGTGCGGTCCAGAAATGCAAGGACCTGGTCCTGAAGGTTCCCCTCAGCGTCCAGTCGGAGATGACTGCCGCCATCGCGGTTCTGGCCCTCAGCGATGAGCTCAAACCCCATCTTCTGAATCTCGGCGTTTTTGACGTTCTGATCCCTCTGACGGAGTCTGAAAGCATTGAAGTGCAAGGGAATAGTGCCGCGGCTTTGGGCAATCTTTCCTCCAAGG TCGGCGACTATTCGATATTTGTTCGAGATTGGGCGGATCCCAATGGAGGTATCCACGGCTATCTCAAGCGATTCCTCGCCAGCGGAGATCCTACCTTCCAGCACATTGCTATCTGGACCCTCCTTCAGCTGTTGGAGTCCGAAGATAAGAGACTGATCAGCTATATTGCCAAGTCCGATGACGTCGTGCATATGGTCAAGTCGATCTCCGACAAGAACATCGAgtcggacgaggaagatcaGGAAGATGGTGAGGGCGAGGTAATTGCGCTGGCACGACGATGCCTCGAATTTCTTGGTAACGGCCCCCGACAAACGCTTGTGGAAGCTTAA